The genomic region ACGCCGGGTTATGGCCTTCCTGTCCGGTACACAAGCGCCCGTGCTGGACGTAGAAACATTCAAGGCAAACAAACGGGCCACTGGCCGCGCCCGTGACCTCGCCGACATCGAAGCACTGGAGTAAGCACATGACTGAGCGCGTTCGTACCATCAAAAAATTCCGGCTGGGCGAGGAACCCAAGGAAAGCATCTACTGGCTGACCCGCCCCACCCATGAACGGATTGCCGAGGTGTTCCGGCTACGGGCCATGTGGCCAGGCACTGATCAGCCGATGCGCCGGGACGTGGTGCGAATAATCAAACTAGGCGAGAAGTAGACGCCCGCGCCATATACAGCCCCTGTCTCTATTCCAGCTGGGTAACTTCTGACACCCGCATCAGTCAGCCATTCGTCGCCAATTCGCCATAATGAATTGACCTCAGCAGTTCTAGTGCTTCCAGCCGCTCAGCAGGCGGGTGGGTCAACCAGTACTCAAGGTCGCTGCTTTGGGTTTCAAACGTGGCAACTTCCAGAATGGCGCGGTTCATGCGGGCGTCCCGTAGGGCCATATTCAAAGTTTATCCGTCAGGGCAGGCGGTCTTCTATGGCGGGTTCCACTTTAGGGGCTTTAGCGAGAACGGCGAGGAAGGCTTCGCAGTCAGCCTAGTTTTTGCGCTCGTCCATACGCCGCTGCTCTTTGTAGTCATACGGCGGGTCAGCGTCAAACTGGCCTTCAAAATCCAGAACCCGGAGTTGCCGCTGATAAATATAATCCTCAAGCGCCTTCAGCACGGCGGCGTCAGCGCCCTCTTGCCCAGTGATGGTCTGTAGATGCCTCACCAGTTCGTCGGGAAGTTGCACGGTGGTCATGGCTTATTTTACTCGCTTCAGCCTCCGCTTTGGCTCTGTGGTGGGCGTGGGGCGGTCTTCAGAAGCGGGTTCCATTACGGGAACGAGAGCCATCCGTTCGCCAAATTTTTCGCGGCTCCCCTTAACGGCCCGTGTTTGCAAATAAGCCGAGCCTCTGTACTTCTCCACAAAGAACGAAAGCGCCGCCGCTTCCGGCGTGGGCTGCTCGGTCAGCGCCGTCAATTCCTCCACCGGCTCCCCTAAACGTTACGCGGTGGTTGTCCCCCGACTTGCCCTGTGCCAATCCAACCTTAACCTTTTTTATTTTGCCTGCGCCGCCCAAAGCGTTAGGCTCATGGCACCTTCCCGCGCCCGGCGGGTCAACTCACGCTCCGCTGACTTGTTTGCTTTCTAATACCAATTCGGCACGGCCCGTTCAGATCCCTTCACCAAAAGCCCCATTCTCAAGCAGTCCAAAGCGGTGAATCCAAACCATGAATAAGCAGACCCCCAAACCAGCGCCGAGTGGGGAGCATTCGGCCCCGGAACCCAAAGCCACAGACCTCAAGGTGTCAGACCCCAAAAAGGTGGCGGCCCCCAAAACCGCTGCCCCGAAGAGTAAAGGGGCGGGCAAAACGCCGCCCAGCAGCGTGGGTATCGAAACCCAGAGCACCAGCGCGGTGGATGACAGCACGTACCTCAACCGCGAACTCTCGTGGCTGGCCTTCAACGAGCGGGTTCTGTTTGAAGCCCAGAACGAGAGCAATCCCCTGCTGGAGCGCCTGACCTACGCCGCCATCTGCGGCAGCAACCTCGACGAGTTTTTTATGGTGCGGGTGGCGGGCGTCCACCGCCAGATCGCCGCCAACGTGACCACCAAGAGTCTCGACGGCCTGCTGCCCAAGGAAGTGCTGAACCTGGTGCGCTCCCGCACCCACGTGATGCTGCAAGGTATCGAAAAAGTCACCCGCAGCATCTTTAAGGCGCTGCAAGAGCGGGGAGTGGAAATTGGGCGGGTCAAGGATTTGGGCAAGCGGGCGCGGGCCACGCTGCGCGAGCAGTACCTTTCGCAGATTCAGCCGGTGCTGACGCCGCTGATCGTTGATCCCAGCCACCCGTTTCCGTATATCAGCAACCTCAGCCTCAATCTGGCGGTGCTGATCGACGCCGGAGCAGGCGAAGACCCGGAGTTTGCCCGCGTCAAGGTGCCGGTGGGCGTGCTGCCGCGCATCGTCAAATGCGGCGGCCAATTGCTGCTCCTCGAAGACGTGATCGCCGAGCATCTCAGCGAGCTGTTTCGGGGCCGGATGGTGCTGCGCTCGCACGTGTTCCGCGTGACCCGCAACACCGATTACGAGTTTGACGAAGAAGAAGCCGAAGACCTGCTCGCCACCATCGAGGACGGCCTGCGGCGGCGGCGCTTCGGCTCGGCGGTGCGGCTGGAAGTCACCCGCGACATGCCCGCTCCGATGCTCGAATTTCTCAGAAGCCGCCTCAAGCTCGCTCACGAAGACATTTTTGAGCTGCAAGGCCCGCTCGGCACCGCCAATTTGATGGGCCTTCCCGTCGAGCGCCCCGATTTGCAGTTTCCAACCTTCTCGCCCCGCGTCCCCGACCTCGGCGGCGAGGATGACGAGGGCATCTTTCACACCCTGAGCGGCGGCGACGTGCTGCTCCACCACCCCTACGACTCGTTTACCAATGTGCTGGCCTTCGTGCAGGCGGCGGCCAACGACCCCGACGTGCTGGCGATCAAGCAGACCCTCTACCGCACCGGAGACGACCCGCGCCTGATCGGAGCGCTCAGGACTGCCGCCGAGAACGGCAAGCAAGTGGTGGCCCTGATCGAACTCAAGGCCCGCTTCGACGAGCAGCGCAATATCTCCTCGGCGCGGCAGCTTGAGCGGGTCGGGGCGCACGTGGTCTACGGGGTCAGCGGCCTCAAGACGCACGGCAAGGTCACTTTGGTGGTGCGGCGCGAGGGCGAGAAGCTCAAACGCTACGTGCATGTCGGCACCGGCAACTACAATCCCAAAACCGCCCGCCTCTATACCGACCTTTCGCTGCTGTCGGCCCGCGACGAACTCGGGGAAGATGTGGCGGCGCTGTTCAACCACCTGACCGGTTACGCCGAGGCCGATTACGATTACCTGCTGGTGGCCCCCGACACCGCCCGCACTGGATTCCTGAAATTATTGGAACGCGAGGCGGCCAATGTCGCGGCGGGCAAACCCGGCTGGGCACGGCTCAAGTTCAACCAGCTCACCGATCCGCAGATGATCGAGGCGCTGTATAAGGCTTCGCAGGCGGGCGTCAAGGTGCAGCTGATGGTGCGCGGCGTGTGCTGTCTGCGCCCCGGCGTGGCGGGCTTTTCCGAGAATATCGAGGTTCGCAGCCTGATCGGGCGCTTTTTGGAACACGCCCGCATCTACGCTTTTGCCGGAGACGCCAGCGAGCACAAACCCCACACCAAAGCCAGCAAGGACCGCGCCCCCGACGTGTACTTCGGTTCCGCCGACTGGATGAGCCGCAACCTCGACAGGCGGGTGGAAGTGATTGCTCCACTGTTTGACGAAAAGCAGAAAGTCAAGCTGCTGAGCTTGCTCGATACCGAGTGGGCCGACACACGTGGCGCGTGGGTGCTGGCGGCCAGCGGCGAATATGCCAAGCTCAGCGGCGACAGCAGCGCTCAGGCCGCCTTCATGGGCGCGGAAGAGTTGCCGACTGCTCGAACTTTGGGGTAGAACCTCTCAAGTCAAATTACGCTGGCCTGCCCCTTACTCCGGCGGGCCAGCATAGTTTGGCCCCACGTAAGGTCCGCTGCCTTCCGGCCCGTCACCCATTTGCCGCATGGCCTTGTTCAGCCGCGCTTGGCGCACACCCATCCACACCGCGAGGCCGATAAACCCGCCCAAGAAGAGAAGTCCCATGCCACTGAGTATGCGCTCCTACTTAAACAAGTTCCCAACGTTCCCTCCGGCACGGCGTCACTTTGGCCCGCCGTTATACTGCTGAACATGACTTCTGCGCGTACCACAACCCTGACCACCGCCCAAATCCGCGAGAAATTTCTGCACTTTTTTGAGTCCAAAGAGCATTTGCGCTTGCCCTCGCACTCCAGCATTGCGCCCGATCCGACCACGCTGTTCACGGTGGCGGGCATGCAGCCGTTCAAGCCGCAGTTCATGGGCGCTGCCGCCAAGTTTGAAGAGGGCGCGAGCAAGCGTGTGACCACCGCCCAGAAGTGCATCCGGGTGGGCGACATCGAAAACGTGGGCCGCACCCGCCGCCACCTGAGCCTGTTTGAGATGATGGGCAACTTTTCGTTTGGCGATTACTTCAAGCGTGAGGCGATCAGTTGGGCCTGGGAGTTTCTGACCGAGCCGCAGTGGATGAACATGAACGCCGAGCAGATGTACGTGACCATCTACGAGGACGACGACGAGGCGTTCGGTTACTGGACGCAGGACATCGGCCTGGACCCCAGCCACATTCACCGCTTCGGCGCGGACGAGAACTTCTGGCCTGCCGACGCGCCCGCCAAGGGGCCGAATGGACCGTGCGGGCCTTGCAGCGAGATTTTTTATGACCGTGGGCCGAAGTACGGCGACGATTCGTGGGCCGACTATCACCAGACCCGCGAGAGCGCCCGCTTTCTGGAAGTCTGGAACTTGGTGTTTCCGCAATACGACCGCCAAGAACCGCAGGCGGACGGCACGCCAACTTTGAAAGATTTGCCGTTCAAGAATATCGACACCGGCATGGGCCTGGAGCGCGTCGCCAGCGTGGTACAGGACGTACCCGACTTTTACAGCAACGATGTATTTTTGCCGCTGATCGAGAAGATTGCCGAGCTGTCGGGCAAGCCGTATGAGGGCGAGCAGAGCGTGTCTCACCGGGTGGTGGCCGAACACGCCCGCGCCGTGAGCATGACGGTGGCCGACGGCGTGGCACTGAGCAACACCGGACGCGGCTACGTGATCCGCAAGATTCTGCGCCGCGCTTCCCGGCACGCCTACTTACTGGGCCTGCGCGAACCGAGCATCTACAAACTGGTGCCGCTGGTGGTGCAGAGCATGGGCGAAGCGTACCCAGAATTGAAAGAAAATCAGAGCCGAATTGAAGCGGCTTTGAAGGGTGAGGAAGAGCGGTTTTTGCGGACATTGGAGAGTGGGATTCAGCGGTTGGACGCCTTACTGAATCAGCAGGAAAAAGACAGCGTATTGAGTGGTCAAGACGCCTTCACTCTCTACGGCACTTACGGCTTTCCCATCGACCTGACCCGCGAGATTGCCGAGGAGTACGGCGTCAGCATTGACGAGGCGGGCTTTGATAAAGCGCTGGCCGAGGATCAGGAACTGGCGCGGGCAGGAAGCAAGTACGGCAAGTCCGAACTGTTCGGCGGCGCAGACGAAACGCTGGCCAATGTGCCGCCCACCGAATTTGTCGGCTACGGGCAGCTTGAGGCGTCGGGGTTGGTGCAGGCCATTGTCAGCGGCGGCGAGAGCTTGCCCCACCTTCCGGCGGGCAGCGAGGCGCAGGTCGTGCTGCACCGCACGCCCCTGTATGCCGAGGGCGGCGGTGAGGTGGGCGACACCGGGCGACTGGAGTGGGAAGGCGGCGAGGCGCAAGTATTAGATACACACAAAACCGCACAGGGCGTCTTCCTTCACCGCGTTTTGGTCGAGCGCGGCGAACTGGTGGTGGGACAGAAGGTGCAGGCCAGCGTCAACCCCGAGCGCCAGTCTACCGAGCGCCACCACACCGCCACCCACCTCTTGCACGCGGCTCTGCGGGCGGTGCTGGGCAGCGGCGTGCAGCAGAAAGGCTCGCTGGTGGCCCCCGAACGCCTGCGCTTTGACTTCTCGCACGGCGCGGCCCTCAGCGCCGACGAACTCAGTCAGGTGGAACAACTGGTCAACCGCTGGATTACCGCCAACTTTGCCGTGACCTGGCAGCAGTTGCCAATTGCACAGGCGCGGGCAGCAGGCGCGATGGCCCTCTTCGGCGAGAAATACGGCGATGTGGTGCGAATGGTGACGGTGGAAGGCGGCGTGCCTTACGGCGAGGCAACCGTGACCAGCCTGGAACTCTGCGGCGGCGCACACGTGGAGCGGACCGGCGACATTGGCGCGTTTGTGATCGTGGGCGATGAAAATGTGGCAGCGGGTGTGCGGCGCATTGAAGCCCTCACCGGAGACGTGGCGCTCAGATGGGTGCGTGAGCGCCTCACCTTGGCCAGCAAAGCGGCCAGCAGCCTTAACACCAGCCCCGAGCAGTTGCCGGAGCGGGTGGCTCAGCTTCAGTCTCAACTCAAAGCAGCCCAGCAAGAAACCGTACAGGTGCGCCGTCAACTCACCCAAGCTCAGATGGGCGGAGCGGGCGAGGGCGGCACCCAGACCCGCGAGTTGGGCGGCTTTAAGGTGGCGACGGCCCGTCTTAGCGGCATTGAAGCGGGCGAGCTACGCGGCGCAGCAGACAACCTGCTCGACAAGAGCGGCGCGGATATGGCGATTGTGGTGGGCGACAAAGGGCTGGTTGTGAAGGCCACCAAAGACGCCGTGACACGCGGCGCACACGCGGGCCAACTCATCAGCAAGCTGGCGGCAGCGGGCGGCGGCAAGGGCGGCGGGCGGCCCGATATGGCACAGGCGGGCGTGCAAGACCCGGAAGCGGCTTTGGGAGCGCTGGAAGGGGCTTTCTAGGAGAGTCCAAACCCAAAGAAAGAACTCCGGCCACATGCACCGGAGTTCTTTCTTTGAAGGGCCAAGCAGTCGCTCAGGCGCTTTGCAGCCGCAACCGGGTTGGGCAGGGCTGGTCTTTTGCCGCAGACAACTGAGTGCCGCACAGCTCGGCCCAATCGCTTTCCGCCGCGCTTAGATTGCCGCGCCGCTCCAGCAAGTACTCCTGCACGCGGGCCATGCTGAGGGTCTGTTCAGGGATGCGCTGGGCCAGGGCACTGGCGCGGGCTTCTTCCAGCTCGGGAAAGAAGCGACGCAGCATTCCAGCGATCTGAGTAGTGCTGGCGTTGCTGATCTGAATATGGCGATCCGCTCGGCCCGGACGGATTAGCGCCGGATCGAGGTCGCCGAGGTGGTTGGTGGTCATAAAGGTCAGGCGGCCCTCACCCGCTGCCACACCGTCCAGTGCGTTGAGCAGGCCGTTAAAACTCAGCTTGACGCTGGGGCTACGCGGCTCGCGGCCCTTGAACACGGCGTCGATGTCTTCCAGCAGCAGCAGGGCGCGGTTCGGCAAGCTGGAGAGCAGGGCGCTGAGCCGGTCATCCGAGAGATCAGGCGTGGCCAGATTCAGCACGCAGATATTCAGCCCCGCTGCGCCCGCCAGAGCCGCCACCAAGCTGCTCTTGCCGTTGCCCGGCGGGCCGTGCAGCAGGTAGCCCCGGCGGTAAGGAATGCCCATTTCAGCGTACCAGGCCTGATCGGTGCCGAACTCCAGCACGTCGGCCAGCACGTTTTCGAGCAGATCCGCCGCGTAGACCAGACTGCTCAGGGGCCGAACCTTGCGGCGCTCAGCCACCTGCCAGTCGTTGTACTGGGGAATATGGATTTCCAGTTTGCCGCTGTTGGCTCCGGCGGTGGCCGTGTACGCCTCGCGCAGCAGTTCCGGCAAAATCTGGCGGGAAGCCGAGAACAGCCGTAGGGTCAGCGTCTGGGTGTAGCCGAGCAGCCGCTGATCCTGGCCGCTCTGCTTTTCGCGGCTGGGACGGGCCAGCAGCCAGTGGCCCCGGTAGCGCAGCAGCGTCTGACCGCTGAGCGGAATCAGGCGCACCGTGATCTCGTCGCCGTCAGCGTCAGTGCCCACCGGCAGGTTG from Deinococcus detaillensis harbors:
- a CDS encoding type II toxin-antitoxin system VapB family antitoxin, with protein sequence MTTVQLPDELVRHLQTITGQEGADAAVLKALEDYIYQRQLRVLDFEGQFDADPPYDYKEQRRMDERKN
- the ppk1 gene encoding polyphosphate kinase 1 — protein: MNKQTPKPAPSGEHSAPEPKATDLKVSDPKKVAAPKTAAPKSKGAGKTPPSSVGIETQSTSAVDDSTYLNRELSWLAFNERVLFEAQNESNPLLERLTYAAICGSNLDEFFMVRVAGVHRQIAANVTTKSLDGLLPKEVLNLVRSRTHVMLQGIEKVTRSIFKALQERGVEIGRVKDLGKRARATLREQYLSQIQPVLTPLIVDPSHPFPYISNLSLNLAVLIDAGAGEDPEFARVKVPVGVLPRIVKCGGQLLLLEDVIAEHLSELFRGRMVLRSHVFRVTRNTDYEFDEEEAEDLLATIEDGLRRRRFGSAVRLEVTRDMPAPMLEFLRSRLKLAHEDIFELQGPLGTANLMGLPVERPDLQFPTFSPRVPDLGGEDDEGIFHTLSGGDVLLHHPYDSFTNVLAFVQAAANDPDVLAIKQTLYRTGDDPRLIGALRTAAENGKQVVALIELKARFDEQRNISSARQLERVGAHVVYGVSGLKTHGKVTLVVRREGEKLKRYVHVGTGNYNPKTARLYTDLSLLSARDELGEDVAALFNHLTGYAEADYDYLLVAPDTARTGFLKLLEREAANVAAGKPGWARLKFNQLTDPQMIEALYKASQAGVKVQLMVRGVCCLRPGVAGFSENIEVRSLIGRFLEHARIYAFAGDASEHKPHTKASKDRAPDVYFGSADWMSRNLDRRVEVIAPLFDEKQKVKLLSLLDTEWADTRGAWVLAASGEYAKLSGDSSAQAAFMGAEELPTARTLG
- the alaS gene encoding alanine--tRNA ligase → MTSARTTTLTTAQIREKFLHFFESKEHLRLPSHSSIAPDPTTLFTVAGMQPFKPQFMGAAAKFEEGASKRVTTAQKCIRVGDIENVGRTRRHLSLFEMMGNFSFGDYFKREAISWAWEFLTEPQWMNMNAEQMYVTIYEDDDEAFGYWTQDIGLDPSHIHRFGADENFWPADAPAKGPNGPCGPCSEIFYDRGPKYGDDSWADYHQTRESARFLEVWNLVFPQYDRQEPQADGTPTLKDLPFKNIDTGMGLERVASVVQDVPDFYSNDVFLPLIEKIAELSGKPYEGEQSVSHRVVAEHARAVSMTVADGVALSNTGRGYVIRKILRRASRHAYLLGLREPSIYKLVPLVVQSMGEAYPELKENQSRIEAALKGEEERFLRTLESGIQRLDALLNQQEKDSVLSGQDAFTLYGTYGFPIDLTREIAEEYGVSIDEAGFDKALAEDQELARAGSKYGKSELFGGADETLANVPPTEFVGYGQLEASGLVQAIVSGGESLPHLPAGSEAQVVLHRTPLYAEGGGEVGDTGRLEWEGGEAQVLDTHKTAQGVFLHRVLVERGELVVGQKVQASVNPERQSTERHHTATHLLHAALRAVLGSGVQQKGSLVAPERLRFDFSHGAALSADELSQVEQLVNRWITANFAVTWQQLPIAQARAAGAMALFGEKYGDVVRMVTVEGGVPYGEATVTSLELCGGAHVERTGDIGAFVIVGDENVAAGVRRIEALTGDVALRWVRERLTLASKAASSLNTSPEQLPERVAQLQSQLKAAQQETVQVRRQLTQAQMGGAGEGGTQTRELGGFKVATARLSGIEAGELRGAADNLLDKSGADMAIVVGDKGLVVKATKDAVTRGAHAGQLISKLAAAGGGKGGGRPDMAQAGVQDPEAALGALEGAF
- a CDS encoding BCS1 and AAA domain-containing protein — its product is MLHTFFQDFIHLISTTFSGNAFAQGGLMLGILGAVAAYLRNLPGEMIQRLKNRLTLTVEVQGDDAAYTWLTAWLAAQPQGKRLRHLGIVTRYNEQLGGHNLPVGTDADGDEITVRLIPLSGQTLLRYRGHWLLARPSREKQSGQDQRLLGYTQTLTLRLFSASRQILPELLREAYTATAGANSGKLEIHIPQYNDWQVAERRKVRPLSSLVYAADLLENVLADVLEFGTDQAWYAEMGIPYRRGYLLHGPPGNGKSSLVAALAGAAGLNICVLNLATPDLSDDRLSALLSSLPNRALLLLEDIDAVFKGREPRSPSVKLSFNGLLNALDGVAAGEGRLTFMTTNHLGDLDPALIRPGRADRHIQISNASTTQIAGMLRRFFPELEEARASALAQRIPEQTLSMARVQEYLLERRGNLSAAESDWAELCGTQLSAAKDQPCPTRLRLQSA